The following are from one region of the ANME-2 cluster archaeon genome:
- a CDS encoding DUF1894 domain-containing protein, with translation MGCIEQLKYEILLARARFKECSSFISSNYDEYYQVQPGYHMMNVFIIGVPPIYVAVDGDNIIFPYTKPCHGTFLLTITSPEEVEKIKKMGEPVK, from the coding sequence TTGGGCTGCATCGAACAGTTGAAATATGAGATTTTACTAGCCAGGGCTAGATTCAAGGAATGCTCGTCATTCATCAGCTCAAACTATGATGAATATTACCAAGTCCAGCCAGGGTATCATATGATGAATGTGTTCATTATTGGTGTTCCGCCAATCTATGTGGCAGTAGACGGCGATAATATCATATTTCCATATACAAAGCCATGTCACGGTACCTTTTTGCTCACAATTACCAGTCCTGAAGAAGTGGAGAAAATCAAAAAAATGGGCGAACCAGTAAAGTAA
- the speB gene encoding agmatinase, which yields MGGELFFADADSNYSDAKFVIFGAPFDGTSSFRKGSRFAPDAIREASYNFETYNPYFDIDLADIPFHDAGDVDIPFHNAGDVDIPFHDAGDVDIPFHDAGDVDIPFHDARDVDIPDNCTVEQAQAAVGDMVTGILSDGKIPVMLGGEHSLTVPCVRGSKSYFNDLGVVVLDAHFDLRQEYEGQVNSHACVSRRIIEDITGNYVSIGIRSGTRDEYSLARSRGITYYPADLVEDKGIPHVLAELSRHLDLGTSHLYLSLDMDVLDPAYAPALGTPEPFGLTDRQVLSLIRRLAPRSVGFDLVEIAPGFDSGNTALLGAKFVCEFIASAWASR from the coding sequence ATGGGTGGGGAACTTTTTTTTGCAGATGCCGATTCTAATTATTCTGATGCTAAATTCGTGATCTTCGGTGCACCTTTCGACGGTACATCCTCTTTCAGGAAGGGCAGCCGGTTTGCCCCTGATGCCATACGCGAAGCTTCGTATAACTTTGAGACCTACAACCCTTACTTCGATATCGACCTTGCTGACATACCCTTCCATGATGCGGGGGATGTGGACATACCCTTCCATAATGCAGGAGATGTGGACATACCCTTCCATGATGCTGGAGATGTGGACATACCCTTCCATGATGCTGGAGATGTGGACATACCCTTTCATGATGCAAGAGATGTGGACATACCTGATAATTGCACAGTAGAACAGGCCCAGGCTGCGGTTGGTGACATGGTAACCGGCATCCTTAGTGATGGTAAGATTCCCGTAATGCTGGGTGGTGAACATTCACTTACGGTGCCGTGTGTCAGGGGATCAAAGAGCTATTTCAATGACCTGGGTGTGGTGGTGCTGGATGCCCATTTTGACCTGCGGCAGGAATATGAGGGGCAGGTCAACAGTCATGCCTGTGTGAGCCGCCGTATCATCGAAGACATTACAGGCAATTATGTATCCATAGGCATACGAAGCGGCACCAGGGATGAATACTCACTTGCCAGGTCCCGTGGTATTACCTACTATCCGGCAGATCTTGTAGAGGATAAAGGCATCCCACATGTTCTTGCAGAACTTTCCAGGCACCTTGACCTTGGTACAAGTCACCTGTACCTGTCACTAGATATGGATGTCCTGGATCCGGCATATGCTCCTGCACTGGGTACACCCGAACCCTTCGGACTAACTGACAGGCAGGTGCTTTCACTTATCAGGCGGCTGGCCCCCCGGTCTGTTGGTTTCGATCTGGTGGAGATCGCTCCCGGGTTCGATAGCGGAAATACCGCACTTCTGGGCGCAAAATTCGTATGTGAGTTCATAGCATCTGCCTGGGCTTCACGATAA
- a CDS encoding AAA family ATPase, translating into MNNLIVHEQFGNIRPSASGIISGDVREPYSCNIIDSEKKNLCITAEMPGITPTRGQSFDSHVTERVISQFLAELDGLEELHGVVAIAATNRIDMIDRALLRPGRFDKMVEVPLPDEAAWREILRIYMNNKPFTDDVDVQKLVKETANYSGADIAGIVRESIMLAIREYVQSGKLVDDDEEMQKYRVTGNHIKKAREKVKPEKERDIGIYT; encoded by the coding sequence ATGAATAATTTGATTGTGCACGAACAGTTCGGAAATATCAGGCCATCTGCTTCCGGTATAATTAGCGGGGATGTGAGAGAACCATACTCGTGCAACATCATTGACAGTGAAAAGAAAAACTTGTGTATAACTGCCGAGATGCCTGGCATTACACCCACCAGGGGCCAGAGTTTTGACAGTCATGTAACTGAAAGGGTAATCAGCCAGTTCCTTGCCGAACTGGACGGACTGGAAGAACTGCATGGTGTGGTTGCCATTGCCGCAACAAACAGGATTGATATGATAGACAGGGCACTGCTTCGGCCTGGCAGGTTTGACAAGATGGTGGAAGTTCCGCTGCCTGATGAGGCCGCGTGGCGGGAGATACTCAGGATATATATGAATAATAAGCCGTTTACCGACGATGTTGATGTTCAAAAACTGGTTAAGGAGACTGCAAACTATTCTGGTGCCGATATTGCGGGAATTGTACGGGAAAGCATAATGCTGGCCATCAGGGAATACGTGCAGTCAGGCAAGTTGGTAGATGATGATGAAGAGATGCAAAAGTACAGGGTTACAGGTAATCATATCAAAAAAGCCAGGGAGAAAGTGAAACCAGAGAAAGAACGTGATATTGGAATATACACGTAA
- a CDS encoding translation initiation factor IF-5A, translated as MKEQTEVRTLKEGRYVIIDDEPCVIKSLSHSKPGKHGSAKARVDAVGIFDNQKRSIISPVTQKIYVPLVERKNGQVISISGDVVQLMDMGDYSTIELALPDEYKDKIEVGKDLQYLVAMGKMKIDMRL; from the coding sequence ATGAAAGAGCAGACCGAAGTCCGTACATTAAAAGAAGGAAGATATGTTATAATCGATGATGAACCCTGCGTGATCAAATCACTCTCACATTCAAAACCAGGAAAACACGGAAGTGCCAAAGCCAGGGTAGACGCTGTTGGTATATTTGACAACCAGAAACGTTCCATTATATCGCCTGTTACACAGAAGATCTACGTTCCCCTTGTGGAAAGGAAGAACGGGCAGGTTATCTCTATCTCTGGTGATGTGGTACAGTTAATGGACATGGGCGATTATTCCACTATCGAGCTTGCCCTACCGGATGAGTATAAGGATAAGATCGAGGTTGGAAAGGATCTCCAGTATCTGGTTGCCATGGGGAAGATGAAAATCGATATGCGACTCTGA
- the pyrF gene encoding orotidine-5'-phosphate decarboxylase: MKKDTRLILAMDVTDRDAALDIAEKTAPYLDAVKVGYPLVLVAGVDIISEMSRFAPVIADFKVADIPNTGRLILQQAYRAGAAAVIVHAFTGRDSLEACVAEAAKWNRDVFAVTEMSHPGAADFMVDPAEDMARMAAGCGVTGVVAPATRPERVKTIRDVVGDLVIISPGVGVQGGSADDTIRAGADYVIVGRSIYQADDPEAGAKQIADEILSVL, from the coding sequence ATGAAAAAGGATACGCGATTGATACTGGCCATGGATGTAACAGACAGGGATGCCGCCCTGGACATTGCAGAGAAAACAGCGCCATACCTGGATGCTGTGAAGGTAGGGTACCCGCTGGTACTGGTGGCTGGTGTGGATATCATAAGTGAAATGTCCAGGTTCGCTCCGGTAATTGCCGATTTCAAGGTGGCTGATATTCCCAATACCGGCCGCCTGATTTTGCAGCAGGCTTACCGGGCCGGGGCTGCGGCAGTGATAGTGCATGCTTTCACGGGCCGGGACAGCCTTGAGGCCTGTGTTGCAGAGGCTGCAAAATGGAACCGTGATGTGTTTGCAGTAACCGAAATGAGTCATCCGGGTGCGGCTGATTTCATGGTAGACCCGGCCGAGGACATGGCAAGAATGGCTGCTGGTTGTGGTGTTACTGGTGTGGTGGCACCCGCCACACGGCCTGAGCGTGTGAAGACGATACGGGATGTTGTGGGTGACCTTGTGATCATCTCGCCGGGTGTGGGTGTGCAGGGCGGCAGTGCCGACGATACTATCCGGGCCGGGGCTGATTATGTGATTGTGGGCAGGAGTATCTACCAGGCAGACGACCCGGAGGCGGGTGCAAAGCAGATTGCAGATGAGATATTATCTGTATTGTAA
- a CDS encoding 4-hydroxy-tetrahydrodipicolinate reductase produces MIRTAVTGACGRMGTLIIQNILGSGDMELSAAFDIANIGRDVGEAIGTRHLGVPVSDPADMESVIKETGTQVVIDFTIAAAATGNVVRAANAGANLVVGTTGFSEEQMREMHKAISDNGVAAVISPNFAVGVNIFWELLNEAAGSLDGFDVEIIEAHHNKKKDAPSGTAVKAAQVISEVLGGRDYVYGRQGLAPRGDEIGIHAVRGGDVVGDHTVLFFGDGERIEIRHQAHSRQAFAGGAVRAALWVMEQGAGVYGMADVLGLGK; encoded by the coding sequence ATGATACGCACTGCCGTTACCGGTGCATGCGGCAGGATGGGCACCCTGATCATCCAGAATATCCTGGGCAGTGGGGATATGGAACTTTCTGCGGCATTTGATATTGCTAATATCGGCAGGGATGTGGGCGAGGCCATCGGGACAAGGCACCTGGGTGTGCCGGTATCAGACCCCGCCGATATGGAATCCGTGATTAAGGAGACTGGGACACAGGTCGTGATCGATTTTACGATAGCTGCGGCTGCGACTGGAAATGTGGTCAGGGCAGCCAATGCCGGGGCAAACCTAGTGGTGGGCACTACTGGTTTTAGCGAGGAGCAGATGCGTGAGATGCACAAGGCCATCAGTGATAATGGCGTGGCTGCGGTCATATCGCCCAATTTTGCTGTGGGCGTTAATATTTTCTGGGAACTACTAAACGAGGCTGCCGGGTCCCTGGACGGGTTTGATGTGGAGATCATCGAGGCCCACCACAATAAGAAGAAGGACGCACCAAGCGGCACTGCGGTTAAGGCGGCGCAGGTTATCAGTGAGGTGCTGGGTGGCAGGGATTATGTGTACGGGCGGCAGGGACTTGCGCCAAGGGGTGATGAGATCGGTATTCATGCTGTAAGGGGCGGCGATGTGGTGGGTGATCATACTGTGTTATTCTTTGGCGATGGTGAGCGTATCGAGATACGGCACCAGGCCCACAGCAGGCAGGCGTTTGCCGGCGGGGCTGTGAGGGCTGCACTTTGGGTGATGGAGCAGGGGGCCGGGGTGTACGGTATGGCTGATGTGCTGGGGCTGGGTAAGTAA
- a CDS encoding DUF5320 family protein, whose product MKICVTSTGPNMDASVDPRFGRCQYFVFVNSETMEYEAMPNPSIGASSGAGIQAAQTVADKGAGVVITGQVGPNAIQTLGATNISIVTGASGTVSDAIEQYKSGQLQAAPGAPAPGMPATGMPGAGMGRGMGRGGGRGGGRGMGGGMGRGMGQGMGLAAPVTPTPPVPSQPAQTLDEEIQALESKMIEIKAKLEELKK is encoded by the coding sequence ATGAAGATATGCGTAACCTCAACCGGACCAAACATGGATGCGTCCGTAGATCCAAGATTTGGAAGATGCCAGTACTTCGTTTTCGTGAACTCGGAAACTATGGAGTATGAAGCAATGCCGAATCCAAGTATAGGTGCTTCGAGCGGTGCTGGAATACAGGCGGCACAGACCGTTGCAGACAAAGGCGCCGGCGTTGTTATCACCGGACAGGTGGGACCGAATGCGATCCAGACGCTCGGTGCTACTAATATCTCGATCGTGACTGGTGCAAGCGGCACTGTCAGCGATGCGATCGAGCAGTACAAGAGCGGCCAACTGCAGGCAGCCCCCGGTGCGCCTGCCCCCGGTATGCCTGCTACCGGTATGCCTGGTGCAGGCATGGGAAGAGGTATGGGACGCGGCGGTGGCCGTGGCGGCGGTCGCGGAATGGGTGGAGGTATGGGACGAGGAATGGGACAAGGAATGGGCTTGGCAGCTCCGGTAACACCTACTCCTCCAGTACCGTCCCAGCCTGCACAGACGTTAGATGAAGAGATACAAGCTTTGGAAAGTAAGATGATAGAGATCAAAGCAAAGCTGGAAGAACTGAAAAAATGA
- a CDS encoding 30S ribosomal protein S17e → MGIRPSYIKTLALQLINEKGDQFTGDFEDNKPLVTQFTNVRSKVIRNRIAGYITRKKNRQTK, encoded by the coding sequence ATGGGAATCAGACCAAGTTATATCAAGACTCTTGCACTCCAATTAATAAATGAAAAAGGCGACCAGTTCACTGGTGATTTTGAGGATAATAAACCTCTTGTCACCCAGTTCACCAATGTTCGGAGCAAGGTTATAAGGAACCGGATTGCCGGATACATCACAAGGAAGAAGAACCGACAGACAAAATAA
- a CDS encoding 50S ribosomal protein L18a, giving the protein MENYIISGRFKAGISWEKFTKKVTSQNEKNAEDKVYSLIGSEHGLKRILIQLESTTKE; this is encoded by the coding sequence ATGGAAAATTATATTATTTCAGGTAGATTCAAAGCAGGTATTTCATGGGAGAAATTTACCAAGAAAGTAACCAGCCAAAATGAGAAAAACGCAGAAGACAAAGTCTATTCTCTTATTGGTAGTGAACACGGCCTGAAACGCATTTTAATACAACTGGAATCCACAACAAAGGAGTGA
- a CDS encoding tRNA (guanine(10)-N(2))-dimethyltransferase has translation MNRKVISEGGVRIEVPLPGDPSSIPSSSASVFYNSEMELNRDITISAVAGFIKDHGLDTKTLSYADVMSASGIRGIRMAAEVGSKCCLNDWKQDAYELIQKNIMLNGLEDICISSGQNANTLMHRKYFDIVDLDPFGSPAPFLDAAARSARRLLCITATDTAPLCGAHLKSGMRKYAAVPLNTEYHREMGARILLGAAVRALVRRDKGVKVLLTHATRHYVRVYIEIIKGVSSADDALEKMGFITHCQNCGYRSWKYGLAAQLDSICPHCKGTLQPAGPLWLGSIQERDFCKAVLVELETRKPGKWEQAVKIVEFCRGEIDVVTYYDQHWLCKKNKISPGSIDGLIEALVSAGFYASRTHFTGTGFKTDAGLEQINILLRDLNDRR, from the coding sequence ATGAATCGCAAGGTCATCAGTGAAGGGGGTGTCCGAATTGAGGTTCCCCTTCCCGGTGATCCATCATCTATTCCATCTTCTTCTGCAAGTGTGTTCTATAACTCTGAAATGGAATTAAACCGCGATATTACCATTTCTGCTGTTGCGGGTTTTATAAAAGATCATGGCCTTGACACTAAAACACTTTCCTACGCTGATGTTATGTCAGCCTCAGGCATCAGGGGCATACGTATGGCAGCCGAGGTGGGATCCAAGTGCTGCCTGAACGACTGGAAACAGGATGCTTATGAACTGATTCAAAAAAATATAATGCTGAACGGTCTGGAAGATATCTGCATCTCCTCCGGGCAGAACGCCAATACTCTCATGCATAGAAAGTATTTTGACATTGTTGACCTTGACCCCTTTGGCTCACCTGCCCCGTTTCTGGATGCTGCTGCCCGCTCGGCCCGCAGGCTGCTGTGCATCACTGCCACAGATACTGCTCCCCTGTGCGGTGCCCACCTGAAATCGGGAATGCGCAAGTATGCGGCAGTGCCGTTGAACACCGAATACCACAGGGAGATGGGGGCACGCATCCTGCTGGGTGCGGCAGTAAGGGCACTGGTGCGCCGGGATAAAGGTGTAAAGGTGCTGTTGACCCATGCCACACGACACTATGTCAGGGTATATATTGAGATCATAAAGGGTGTGTCCTCTGCCGATGATGCCCTGGAAAAAATGGGTTTTATCACTCACTGCCAAAATTGCGGATACAGGTCATGGAAATATGGGCTGGCTGCACAGTTGGATTCGATCTGCCCCCACTGCAAAGGGACACTCCAACCTGCCGGACCACTTTGGCTGGGAAGTATCCAGGAGCGGGATTTCTGTAAGGCAGTGCTTGTCGAACTGGAAACCAGGAAGCCGGGCAAATGGGAGCAGGCAGTAAAGATTGTTGAATTTTGTCGTGGTGAAATAGATGTTGTGACCTACTACGACCAGCATTGGCTGTGCAAAAAAAATAAAATCTCGCCCGGATCTATTGATGGACTGATAGAGGCACTCGTATCTGCAGGATTTTACGCTTCACGCACCCATTTTACAGGAACAGGGTTCAAGACAGATGCAGGGCTTGAGCAGATCAATATATTATTACGTGACCTCAATGACAGAAGGTAG
- a CDS encoding DUF1890 family protein: MLGCPEVPVQTSLAIYTLDLLVKSGAMVTIAGNNAALGLVRTADPARHYIKETADLDATIGGLAEKKVDADICYVFIHNDTGVSYLATAAALISGEAVGIIFGNDAMALAQQCDDASLENIWAGAVHNPKPIISKVIMEVERWAASNS; encoded by the coding sequence ATGTTAGGCTGCCCTGAAGTCCCGGTGCAGACCAGCCTGGCTATCTATACCCTGGACCTGCTGGTAAAAAGCGGTGCCATGGTAACCATTGCAGGTAACAATGCAGCACTTGGACTGGTCCGTACGGCCGACCCTGCCAGGCATTATATAAAAGAAACGGCTGACCTTGATGCTACTATTGGCGGTCTTGCCGAAAAAAAGGTTGATGCTGACATATGTTACGTATTCATCCATAACGATACAGGGGTGTCATATCTTGCCACGGCAGCCGCATTAATAAGCGGTGAGGCCGTGGGGATAATATTCGGGAACGATGCCATGGCCCTGGCACAGCAGTGTGATGATGCAAGCTTGGAAAATATCTGGGCCGGAGCTGTGCATAATCCAAAACCAATAATATCAAAAGTAATCATGGAGGTAGAACGTTGGGCTGCATCGAACAGTTGA
- a CDS encoding 4Fe-4S binding protein yields MKCKIDESLCTGCGLCINACPVSAITLSDAAHIDNDLCTGCGACVNICKKEAIIEVPDEIVQENVSMPAAIASGITTAIGSVRDAIKRYTNNSATNGTRRDSMGRGGGRGRGRGRSSGSGRSGGSRSGGSRSGGIGRRGKKG; encoded by the coding sequence ATGAAGTGCAAAATCGATGAATCGCTATGTACAGGATGTGGATTATGCATCAATGCATGTCCGGTAAGTGCGATAACACTATCAGATGCGGCACATATCGATAACGACCTCTGCACTGGCTGCGGAGCCTGTGTCAACATATGCAAGAAAGAGGCAATTATCGAAGTGCCGGATGAAATAGTGCAGGAGAATGTGTCCATGCCCGCCGCAATTGCATCCGGGATTACAACTGCCATAGGATCTGTTAGAGACGCCATCAAACGGTATACGAATAACAGCGCCACTAACGGAACTCGTCGAGATAGTATGGGGCGCGGTGGCGGTCGTGGTCGTGGTCGTGGTCGCAGTAGTGGCAGTGGTCGTAGTGGTGGCAGTCGTAGTGGTGGCAGTCGTAGTGGTGGCATTGGCCGTCGCGGAAAAAAAGGGTGA
- a CDS encoding 4-hydroxy-tetrahydrodipicolinate synthase — MLDGVLAALITPFTPDDRIDKWGMQSNLDFLVEGGISGVVPSGTTGESATLTFQEHKEIIDITVEYSQVPVVAGTGSNSTVEALELTKYAADVGADAALLITPYYNKPNDEGLIKHFTKIADNADIPQILYNVPSRTCLNMKPKITAHLAGHPNVIGIKEASGSLDQISEIIRLTQDEDFILLSGDDAMTLPIMELGGAGVISVVANIAPGKMTAMLTAFNEGDLDEAKRLEVQLAPLIEALFLETNPIPVKKAAELVGLAAGHLRLPLAPLDSGNEAKLVAELKAIGAL, encoded by the coding sequence ATGCTGGATGGCGTACTGGCTGCATTGATAACACCTTTTACTCCTGATGACAGGATTGACAAATGGGGTATGCAGTCCAACCTGGATTTTCTGGTAGAGGGAGGAATTTCAGGCGTCGTGCCCTCAGGGACGACAGGAGAGTCTGCTACTCTTACATTCCAGGAACATAAGGAGATCATTGATATAACTGTGGAGTATAGCCAGGTGCCGGTTGTTGCCGGCACAGGGTCCAACAGCACAGTCGAAGCCCTGGAATTAACTAAATATGCTGCTGATGTAGGGGCTGATGCAGCACTATTGATCACACCCTATTATAACAAGCCCAATGATGAGGGGTTGATTAAACATTTTACTAAGATAGCTGATAATGCGGATATTCCGCAGATATTATATAATGTGCCAAGCCGGACATGCCTTAACATGAAGCCTAAGATTACTGCTCATCTTGCAGGCCATCCCAATGTTATTGGAATAAAGGAGGCCAGTGGTTCCCTGGACCAGATATCTGAAATTATCAGGCTGACGCAGGATGAAGATTTTATTTTGTTATCAGGAGATGATGCCATGACATTGCCAATTATGGAACTTGGTGGTGCTGGTGTGATTAGTGTGGTGGCAAATATCGCACCTGGAAAGATGACGGCTATGTTAACGGCTTTTAATGAAGGGGACCTGGATGAGGCAAAGCGGCTGGAAGTACAGCTTGCACCACTTATCGAGGCATTGTTCCTTGAGACCAATCCCATACCTGTGAAAAAGGCGGCCGAACTGGTCGGTCTTGCTGCGGGACACTTGAGGCTGCCCCTTGCGCCGCTGGACTCAGGGAACGAGGCAAAGCTGGTGGCTGAATTAAAAGCAATCGGGGCGCTGTAG
- a CDS encoding YbjQ family protein gives MIIVNTDTIAGKEITQTLGMARGSTIQAKHIGKDILAGLRTIVGGELTEYSKMLEEAREKAINRMVQDAEKMGADAVINVRFMTSMVMAGAAEILAYGTAVKLKDKE, from the coding sequence ATGATAATCGTGAACACAGATACCATAGCAGGAAAAGAGATCACACAGACCCTCGGCATGGCCCGTGGCAGTACTATCCAGGCCAAGCATATCGGCAAGGACATACTGGCAGGTCTGCGCACCATCGTAGGCGGTGAACTGACAGAATACTCAAAGATGCTTGAGGAGGCCAGGGAGAAAGCCATTAACCGCATGGTACAGGATGCCGAAAAGATGGGTGCTGACGCCGTAATAAATGTTAGGTTCATGACCTCAATGGTAATGGCAGGGGCAGCCGAGATACTGGCATATGGTACGGCTGTCAAGTTGAAGGATAAGGAATAA
- a CDS encoding methanogenesis marker 14 protein — protein MTNPVKILKKNTFGPKPRISDSPYVRLLDLKSKPYFIVASVEVGNTTTKCILTATNLEDGKTSLVNKTVNMTRDVRSPRPNEEIFGKTLTGISLTKESVAELVRDTLQESLCTANLDIKEDLHFVVRSTGVVAGFDSPDEVGHFVKALADGCMMAGVPPKHMIPAMSIENVPQRFRKFSLIEKIVFTGAVGGVLPPVGASGLEVVANEMEGELATAGIKEGAKWAGIDFRNPCLSIDFGTTLDGRITNDDTPYARVTGNFAGYAGAIPDAIIQGTHLVDEKVGTALDLFKNKPVGLLTWMKRGKVIKEYTNKIHELISIEVIPENVDKYGSVPVSPKTAKEIGVTLIGCDVGKNGSDLEKLSKIGGKVYEKYGLETLFAIVDMVCAIMVKRLVKVASDENLVTERTALGLTGRAAITGCKPRLILSQIKKLGIFDSPEEHIVFIDDGLARGAAVMARCMNSLGTPKNPLGGSRYGKCVLRERMKLQGGNMDEKEMKKMTAEEAQVKRSSA, from the coding sequence ATGACCAATCCGGTAAAAATACTAAAAAAAAATACATTCGGGCCAAAACCAAGAATCTCAGATAGCCCTTATGTCAGGCTTTTGGACCTGAAGTCAAAGCCTTATTTCATTGTAGCCTCGGTAGAAGTAGGCAACACTACAACTAAATGCATACTGACAGCTACTAACCTGGAGGATGGCAAGACCAGCCTTGTCAATAAAACTGTAAATATGACACGGGACGTCAGGAGCCCCAGGCCAAACGAAGAGATTTTTGGTAAAACACTTACAGGCATTTCACTTACCAAGGAATCTGTAGCCGAACTGGTGCGTGATACTCTGCAGGAATCGCTGTGTACAGCTAACCTTGATATTAAAGAGGACCTGCACTTTGTGGTACGCTCCACCGGGGTTGTTGCCGGTTTTGATTCGCCTGACGAAGTAGGCCATTTCGTCAAGGCTCTGGCAGACGGGTGCATGATGGCCGGGGTACCGCCCAAACACATGATCCCTGCCATGTCCATAGAGAACGTGCCACAGCGCTTCAGGAAATTCAGCTTGATAGAAAAGATCGTGTTCACAGGTGCGGTGGGTGGCGTACTTCCCCCTGTGGGTGCCTCGGGACTTGAGGTGGTCGCCAATGAGATGGAAGGTGAACTGGCCACCGCCGGTATTAAGGAAGGTGCAAAATGGGCGGGCATTGATTTTAGGAATCCCTGTCTCTCCATAGACTTCGGCACAACGCTGGATGGTCGCATCACAAATGACGATACCCCATATGCCAGGGTTACCGGGAATTTTGCAGGGTATGCCGGTGCCATTCCGGATGCCATTATCCAGGGCACACATCTTGTGGATGAAAAGGTAGGTACTGCCCTTGACCTGTTTAAAAACAAACCAGTGGGACTACTCACCTGGATGAAGCGGGGGAAGGTTATCAAAGAGTATACCAATAAGATACATGAACTGATATCAATTGAGGTGATTCCCGAAAATGTGGACAAGTACGGCAGCGTACCGGTCAGCCCGAAAACAGCAAAGGAAATCGGGGTCACCCTGATAGGGTGTGATGTGGGCAAAAACGGTTCTGACCTGGAAAAACTATCAAAGATAGGGGGCAAAGTGTATGAAAAATATGGGTTGGAGACACTGTTCGCTATAGTGGATATGGTGTGTGCTATCATGGTGAAACGGCTGGTGAAAGTTGCATCGGATGAGAACCTTGTCACAGAGAGGACTGCCTTGGGTTTGACGGGAAGGGCAGCCATTACCGGATGCAAACCAAGATTAATACTCAGCCAGATAAAAAAACTGGGCATATTCGATTCACCTGAGGAACATATTGTATTTATCGATGATGGTCTTGCCCGGGGAGCTGCGGTAATGGCCAGGTGTATGAATTCACTTGGTACGCCAAAAAATCCCCTGGGTGGTTCCAGATATGGAAAATGTGTCCTGCGGGAACGCATGAAGCTCCAGGGTGGGAACATGGATGAAAAAGAGATGAAAAAAATGACTGCCGAAGAGGCACAGGTTAAACGATCATCAGCATAA
- a CDS encoding DUF134 domain-containing protein has translation MPRPRRHRYIRSSFDYNYFKPCTTCLQDIGEVVLKMEEMESIRLKDYLGMDQREAADHMKVSQPTFHRILTEARRKIGCALVCGKAIRIHGGMYEMAITQLRKFQCYDCKHVWEVVHGTGRPQNCPECKSVNIHRAEDDRGYARAGRGRHGMR, from the coding sequence ATGCCAAGACCAAGACGCCACCGGTATATACGGTCGTCATTTGATTACAATTATTTCAAACCGTGTACAACCTGTCTGCAGGACATAGGTGAAGTGGTCCTGAAGATGGAAGAGATGGAGAGCATACGGCTGAAGGATTATCTTGGAATGGATCAACGTGAGGCGGCAGATCATATGAAAGTCTCGCAGCCAACATTCCACAGGATACTGACCGAAGCAAGAAGAAAGATCGGGTGCGCCCTGGTCTGTGGCAAAGCGATACGAATTCATGGAGGGATGTACGAGATGGCAATAACTCAACTACGTAAGTTCCAGTGCTATGACTGCAAGCATGTATGGGAAGTGGTACATGGCACAGGAAGACCCCAGAACTGCCCGGAGTGTAAAAGCGTGAATATACACAGGGCTGAGGACGATCGTGGCTATGCCAGAGCCGGACGTGGCAGACATGGTATGCGGTAA